TTCGCGCGGGTAGATTTTGATTTTTCTTTTAGGATACCTCGCGGAAGAAGTTTTTGGGTGCGAGCTTTCTGTTTTATTTTTTTGTGGAGCAGTATTGTTCTTCGGTTTCTTTTTCTCCGTGTGCCTCTACTACGGAAGCAAACCGTTCCCCGCAGAACCCCGCTGGGAAGTTGGCGGATTGCCGAGAGGTTTTTTATTTTAGGGCGCGAGGTTTTCGCGCGGGTAGATTTTGATTTTTCTTTTAGGATACCTCGCGAAAGAAGTTTTGGGGTGCGAGTTTTCTGTTTTATTTTTTTGTGGAGCAGTATTGTTCTTCGGTTTCTTTTTCTCCGTGTGCCCCTACTACGGAAGCAAACCGTTCCCCGCAGAACCCCGCTGGGAAGTTGGCGGATTGCCGAGAGGTTTTTTTTATTGAAATAACCCCGAGTGTCGTTTTTAATTGGTGAATGAAAGCGAATTCTGTGTGTGTGGCATTGATGTCCGCGTTTTTTTTGTGCGGGTGTAATTTTTTCTCCAAAGGAGTGGAGGACGGCAACGACGCAAAGACAACCTGCAAAGTTCGGCAAGTCAACGGCGTGCCGCAGATTGTTTTAAACGGCAAGCCTGTGCGGCCGCGAATGTTGTACGTTTCGCCGTTATATTTCAAAATGGGGTCGCCGATTAAAAGAGACGCGTATCCAGAGCTTACGGAAACGTTCGTCGAAATCTTGCCGCTTGAAAAAAACGCGGACGGGGTGCGGATTCAGCTCGAATTCGACGGACGGTTCGACTGCAAAATCTACGCGCTGGAAGTTTCGCAAGCCGACGGCGGCGCAAAGGTTTTTTCGCTCGAACGCGGCGCTTCGATTGAGAAAAGCGGCGGCAGGAATTTGAATGCGGAATTCGTTGCGGAAACGGAGGGAGAGCAAAGCTATTTACACGCGAAATCCGACGCGGGAGTTTCGAAAATCGCATTCGGAAACGTCGATTTTAAGGCGGGCAAAAAATACCGCATAGACATAAAAATAAAGTCCGACAAAAAAACGGACTTCAAATTGTATACGACTCTCGGAGGGGATTTCTTCGAGCCCGTGCACCGTTCGTTTGTCGGGCTTCAAACCAAATTGGCAAAAGACGCCGGCGTCGATTTTATAACCTTTCCCGTTCAGGCCGCGGATTTTATGCCGGAAGACGGCAAGTCTTATAACACGGAAAACCTCAAAGGCGCGCTCGACGAGATATTGGGCGCGAATCCGAATGCGAAAATCATTGTGCGCGTTCGTTGTTATCCGCCAGACTGGTGGATGAAAAAATATCCGCAGGACGCGCTTCAATCCATAGACGGCAAGGTTTGCGACAAGTTTCCCGGCATGGGCAGCCCGTTCTCTCCGCGTTTTAGAGCCGACATCGCGAAGGCTTTGGGCGCGGTTATCGATTTTTGCGAAGGATACTGCGGCAACAACATTGCGGGGTATCACCCGGGCGGGGCAAATTCGTGCGAATGGTTTTATCCCGATACCCGCGATACGGATTGGGTGGGCTACGAGCCGTCGGCTCAGCAATCCTGGCGCGAATGGCTGACGCGAAAATACGGAACCGACGCCGCGCTGCAAAAGGCTTGGAACGACCCGTCGGCAACCTTGGCAACCGCGAAAGTTCCGTCGCCGAAGGAGCGGCTTTCGGCGTTTTGCATTGTCGATCCGAAAACGCAGATGAAACTTTTCGACTGCAATATGTTTAGGCAGGACTCTATGGTTGAGACGATTCTTACTCTCGCAAAAATTATTCGCCAAAAAACGCCGGAAAAGTTGTCGCTTGCTTTTTACGGGTACATAACGATTGGCGAATGGAAGGGCGCCGCCAACCCCGGACACTTCGGGTTGATGAAGGTTTTGAACTCGCCCGATGTCGACATTTTATGCGGCCCTCTTTCGTATCACGATACGCGCAATCTCGGCTATGGCGGAATGACTCCGAGTTCGACAGAAACAATAACGCGTTCGGGCAAGCTTTGGATTTGGGAGGACGACATCAGAACGTATCGCGTGCCTCCAACGCAGCAAAAAATAACGGCGTTGGGCAAAGAGCTTAGGACGCTCGAAGACACGCTTAGCGTTCTCCAGCGCGATATGGCTCAGCAGGTTGTGCGCAACAACGGATGCTGGTGGATGGATCTCGCAGGCACCGGCTGGTTTGACGACCCAAAGCTTTGGACGCTTATGCCCGAGTTTGCCGCAGTCGACAACGACTTGCTTGAAAATCCCGTCGAATACAATCCCGACATCGCGATTATTTTGGACGAGCGTTCCGTCTGTTTCGGCGGCGCGAATTATACGAATTTGCGCACGATGTTGTCTTCGACCGATTCCCGCAAGATTCTCACCGACTGTGCGGTCTCGTTCGGAAGTTTCCTGCTTGACGACGTTCTTTTCGGGCGTCCGTATGCGCCGCGTCTGTCGATTTTTGCGGTCTCGTGTGCGCTCGACGCGAAACAACGCAGGGCGATTCGCCAAAAGGTTGCCGACTCGGGCGCGATTTTCGTTTGGGCGACGGGATTGATTGACGTGGAAAAAAGCGAATTCTCGCTTGCGGGCGTCTCGGAAGCCACGGGGTTTGATGTCGAATATGTAAAGGGAGGGTTGCT
The Opitutia bacterium KCR 482 genome window above contains:
- a CDS encoding beta-galactosidase, which gives rise to MGSPIKRDAYPELTETFVEILPLEKNADGVRIQLEFDGRFDCKIYALEVSQADGGAKVFSLERGASIEKSGGRNLNAEFVAETEGEQSYLHAKSDAGVSKIAFGNVDFKAGKKYRIDIKIKSDKKTDFKLYTTLGGDFFEPVHRSFVGLQTKLAKDAGVDFITFPVQAADFMPEDGKSYNTENLKGALDEILGANPNAKIIVRVRCYPPDWWMKKYPQDALQSIDGKVCDKFPGMGSPFSPRFRADIAKALGAVIDFCEGYCGNNIAGYHPGGANSCEWFYPDTRDTDWVGYEPSAQQSWREWLTRKYGTDAALQKAWNDPSATLATAKVPSPKERLSAFCIVDPKTQMKLFDCNMFRQDSMVETILTLAKIIRQKTPEKLSLAFYGYITIGEWKGAANPGHFGLMKVLNSPDVDILCGPLSYHDTRNLGYGGMTPSSTETITRSGKLWIWEDDIRTYRVPPTQQKITALGKELRTLEDTLSVLQRDMAQQVVRNNGCWWMDLAGTGWFDDPKLWTLMPEFAAVDNDLLENPVEYNPDIAIILDERSVCFGGANYTNLRTMLSSTDSRKILTDCAVSFGSFLLDDVLFGRPYAPRLSIFAVSCALDAKQRRAIRQKVADSGAIFVWATGLIDVEKSEFSLAGVSEATGFDVEYVKGGLLPMLVEPTAEGRKMGLVKFGSSAKTSPLLTPILKDGDKVLGVYPNGQPALVLRGKHLFCGSGVLPEEAIRLMFKVAGVREYSNQKLSVFANEPYISITCTDDDRNPHDIALNLHSDKEVFDALSGKRLGKGPFITLKMKRGDNRLLRLGNLKCR